One part of the Candidatus Zixiibacteriota bacterium genome encodes these proteins:
- the nusB gene encoding transcription antitermination factor NusB yields MSARRRARELVLKALYASQTSDQNPEEVWQTLLEDAALPEKPLKFATELFKLVLNNEDQLDQEIAKHSQNWHISRLALIDKNIMRIAICELLYIPDVPSRVSLNEAIELAKTFSTPDSSAFVNGILNAVLKDHLHEIEG; encoded by the coding sequence GTGAGCGCGCGTAGAAGAGCCAGGGAATTAGTATTAAAAGCATTGTACGCAAGCCAGACCTCCGACCAGAACCCGGAAGAGGTCTGGCAGACGCTTTTGGAAGACGCCGCCCTTCCGGAAAAACCGCTCAAGTTCGCCACTGAACTTTTTAAGCTGGTTTTGAACAACGAGGATCAACTCGACCAGGAAATAGCTAAACATTCCCAGAACTGGCATATCTCCCGGCTGGCATTGATCGACAAGAATATCATGCGGATCGCGATCTGTGAACTCTTGTATATACCCGATGTCCCCTCGCGGGTTTCGCTGAATGAAGCTATCGAGCTGGCCAAGACTTTCAGCACCCCGGACTCATCAGCGTTTGTCAACGGCATCTTAAATGCGGTTCTAAAAGACCACCTGCACGAAATCGAAGGGTGA
- a CDS encoding DUF2723 domain-containing protein, translating into MIMSEFIASFRNGQRDPYHYGSALFVLLVSLVAYVRTVQPTVPYWDCGEFIACAHTLSVPHPPGTPLFMMLGRIFDLLPLGGELAYRVNLLSSVSSAFAVMFAYLITAWIISRWFRKVDSTYKRVTVYTGGIIGALFVAFSKTFWTNAVEAEVYGTSMLIMAVSIYLILKWSDHNTDRQGEKYLLLFSFLSTLALGVHMTSFLVVPIAFLYILIRNRDYLTSFPFWTAFLILCVIPISVTYYLVLAALWMTISALAHYWDHIRERWIYTLAIPAIAFLILVSAGYSWVPILLYCLTGWAIATLAVYRLVPGKKFWRLSFLISLLGLIGFSVQLYTPIRSMHDPVIDMNNPENWDKVQFFLERKQYGQENMITRMFERRGEWANQFGTHERMGFYGFFREQYSSIGTFMILLPLGLLGVFFTIRQRWRLGTFMFLILLAATVGLVLYMNFADGTNIDPRTGHGHLEVRDRDYFFTPGFMIFGMMIGLGVAAVMKIVMDMLYASGQSRVFRKTVLVVLCVSLLLPLTAFSSNFYQCDRSKNYLPFNYAKNILMSCRENAVLFTNGDNDTFPVWCLQYGYGIRPDVRVIVLSLFRTEWYIKQQRDKFDVPIEMSDLEIESLQPYLVNDSVYLESNQVTDNIIDNAMVYSDNPEMWPELPMRYKDFIKLAKERIQADTTLYFDPPIHFSTTVDPNGLKYNHQGMEASEVDAVIEGMVYNIHPRKVPWRINTEFTYDYFLNKFDAEGADDTTFYKDETALRLSENYWKIIAKLADEVYNQGAIEKAVEMNVRAVQIATDPVDAFRFLAKNLRLSNRIDQIYSYMDMFPHVSREGMMEISGRIFDVMLARDINNLRKSLRSHSVDQNLAMIKAAKRMVDKKHFRDYLDFLDKFLTEYPENEYGPSFVEKVNMYVLKYIPPAKKNSLDINFLRKKANVKPQVGEN; encoded by the coding sequence ATGATTATGTCTGAATTTATCGCGTCATTCAGAAATGGCCAAAGAGATCCGTACCACTACGGTAGTGCCCTGTTTGTGCTGTTAGTCTCCCTGGTAGCTTATGTGCGCACAGTTCAACCCACCGTGCCGTACTGGGATTGCGGTGAATTTATCGCCTGCGCGCATACCCTGAGCGTGCCTCATCCACCCGGCACACCGTTATTTATGATGCTGGGAAGGATTTTCGACCTGTTGCCACTGGGGGGTGAGCTGGCTTACCGGGTGAACCTGTTGTCCTCTGTCTCTTCGGCGTTTGCGGTAATGTTCGCGTACCTGATTACAGCCTGGATTATCAGCCGATGGTTTCGCAAAGTAGATTCAACCTATAAAAGAGTTACAGTCTATACAGGCGGAATAATCGGCGCCCTGTTCGTTGCCTTCTCTAAGACTTTCTGGACTAACGCGGTTGAGGCCGAGGTCTACGGCACCTCGATGTTAATTATGGCAGTCTCGATCTATTTGATTCTGAAATGGAGTGATCATAACACTGACAGGCAGGGTGAGAAGTATCTTCTGCTCTTCTCTTTCCTTTCGACTCTCGCACTCGGCGTGCATATGACTTCTTTTCTGGTCGTACCGATCGCTTTCCTGTATATCCTGATACGCAACCGCGACTACCTGACCAGTTTCCCGTTCTGGACAGCATTTCTGATTTTATGCGTAATTCCGATCTCGGTGACTTATTATCTTGTACTGGCCGCTCTCTGGATGACGATCTCTGCTCTGGCGCATTATTGGGACCATATCCGGGAACGCTGGATATATACCCTGGCTATCCCGGCCATAGCTTTTTTGATCCTGGTCTCAGCCGGGTATTCCTGGGTGCCGATTTTGCTCTACTGCCTGACCGGATGGGCCATTGCCACACTGGCTGTATACAGGCTGGTGCCCGGTAAAAAGTTCTGGCGTCTCAGTTTCTTGATATCCCTTCTGGGACTGATAGGATTTTCGGTTCAGCTCTACACCCCGATCCGTTCAATGCACGATCCAGTAATTGACATGAACAACCCGGAAAACTGGGACAAGGTGCAGTTCTTCCTCGAACGCAAACAGTACGGACAGGAAAATATGATTACGCGGATGTTCGAGAGGAGAGGGGAGTGGGCCAACCAGTTCGGGACTCATGAACGCATGGGCTTCTACGGATTCTTCCGTGAACAGTACAGCTCAATCGGAACCTTTATGATTCTTTTACCGCTCGGTCTCCTGGGAGTGTTTTTTACCATTCGACAGCGCTGGCGGCTGGGGACGTTTATGTTTCTAATCCTGCTGGCCGCTACCGTCGGACTGGTTCTGTACATGAACTTTGCCGACGGCACTAACATCGATCCCAGAACCGGGCACGGCCACCTGGAGGTGCGCGACCGTGATTATTTCTTCACACCCGGATTTATGATATTCGGTATGATGATCGGCCTGGGAGTGGCCGCTGTTATGAAAATCGTCATGGACATGCTGTACGCTTCAGGTCAGAGCAGAGTATTCAGAAAAACGGTGCTAGTTGTTTTATGCGTTTCGCTTCTGCTTCCATTGACCGCCTTTTCGAGCAATTTCTACCAGTGTGATCGTTCGAAAAATTATCTGCCTTTCAACTACGCCAAAAATATCCTCATGTCCTGTCGTGAAAACGCGGTGCTGTTCACGAACGGAGACAACGACACTTTCCCCGTCTGGTGTTTGCAATATGGCTACGGTATCCGTCCCGATGTGCGAGTCATCGTTTTGTCGCTGTTTAGAACCGAATGGTATATCAAACAGCAACGTGACAAGTTCGATGTTCCGATCGAGATGAGCGACCTGGAAATCGAATCACTGCAACCCTACCTGGTCAATGATTCCGTGTACCTTGAAAGCAACCAGGTGACCGATAATATCATCGACAATGCCATGGTTTACAGTGACAACCCGGAAATGTGGCCGGAACTGCCGATGAGATACAAAGATTTTATAAAGCTCGCTAAAGAGCGTATTCAGGCCGATACGACGCTCTACTTCGACCCGCCGATTCATTTCTCAACCACCGTCGATCCAAACGGGCTGAAGTACAACCACCAGGGTATGGAGGCCAGCGAAGTCGACGCCGTCATAGAGGGCATGGTGTACAACATCCATCCCCGCAAAGTCCCCTGGAGGATCAACACTGAGTTCACATACGATTACTTTTTGAATAAATTCGATGCCGAGGGTGCGGACGACACCACATTCTACAAGGATGAGACCGCGCTCAGGCTGTCAGAAAATTACTGGAAGATTATCGCTAAACTGGCCGATGAGGTCTACAACCAGGGGGCGATTGAGAAAGCTGTCGAGATGAATGTGCGCGCTGTACAGATAGCCACCGACCCTGTCGACGCTTTCAGGTTTTTGGCGAAAAATCTCCGACTCTCCAACAGAATCGATCAAATATATTCTTACATGGATATGTTCCCGCATGTGTCACGGGAGGGTATGATGGAGATTTCGGGACGGATTTTTGATGTCATGCTGGCCCGCGACATCAACAACCTTCGTAAGAGCCTGCGTTCACATTCAGTCGATCAGAACCTGGCAATGATCAAGGCCGCGAAGAGAATGGTTGACAAAAAGCATTTTCGTGACTACCTCGATTTCCTGGACAAATTCCTTACCGAATATCCCGAAAATGAGTACGGGCCGTCATTTGTCGAGAAAGTCAATATGTACGTGCTGAAATACATACCACCTGCTAAAAAGAACTCACTGGACATCAACTTCTTGCGAAAAAAGGCCAATGTCAAACCGCAGGTCGGGGAGAATTAA
- a CDS encoding glycosyltransferase, protein MKILALNWQDPKNPMGGGAEVHLWENLKRFAGWGHQVTLLCCDFEGGGAQDFYDGVRVLRKGKRFNFNYVAPGMVRKILKQEKFDILLEDINKIPFYTPLYARLPILAVIPHLFATTVFQEINFVMGTYIYLMEQPLRYVYRKLPYCVISESTKTDLIKRGIEAGQVTVIECGIDEDTYSYDPEVKKYENPTALYLGRIKKYKSVQHLLQAWPFVLEKEPRAKLQIVGAGDYLEPLKKLAGALKLSDSVEFPGFVSIESKVERFRRSWCTVYPSLKEGWGLTNIEANACGTPALAADSPGLRDSVSPGKSGLLFEYGNITQIADTVLKIFTDQETRDNLSTGARQWAQKFNWEDSARKMMELVEEIVKSNRES, encoded by the coding sequence TTGAAAATTCTGGCATTGAACTGGCAGGACCCCAAAAATCCGATGGGGGGAGGAGCGGAGGTTCATCTCTGGGAAAACCTCAAGAGATTTGCCGGGTGGGGTCACCAGGTCACACTGCTTTGCTGTGATTTCGAGGGCGGTGGCGCTCAAGATTTCTATGATGGTGTCCGGGTTTTGAGAAAAGGTAAACGCTTCAACTTCAACTATGTTGCCCCCGGCATGGTCAGGAAAATCCTTAAACAGGAAAAATTCGATATCCTCCTGGAAGATATCAACAAGATTCCCTTTTACACTCCGCTCTATGCCAGGCTTCCGATTTTAGCTGTTATCCCGCACCTGTTCGCAACTACCGTGTTCCAGGAGATCAACTTCGTGATGGGGACATATATCTACCTGATGGAACAGCCTTTGCGCTATGTCTATCGCAAACTTCCGTACTGCGTGATCTCTGAAAGCACAAAAACAGATTTGATAAAGAGGGGCATCGAGGCCGGGCAGGTGACGGTGATAGAATGCGGAATCGACGAGGACACGTACAGCTACGACCCGGAAGTTAAAAAGTACGAGAATCCGACCGCCCTTTACCTGGGCCGGATAAAGAAATACAAGTCAGTTCAGCATCTCTTGCAGGCCTGGCCGTTTGTGCTCGAAAAGGAACCCCGGGCAAAGCTTCAGATAGTGGGGGCCGGTGATTATCTCGAGCCGTTGAAGAAACTGGCCGGCGCACTTAAATTATCGGATTCAGTAGAGTTTCCGGGCTTTGTTTCCATAGAATCAAAGGTGGAGAGATTTCGCCGTTCATGGTGCACCGTCTATCCATCTTTAAAAGAAGGCTGGGGATTGACCAATATCGAGGCCAATGCCTGCGGGACTCCCGCCCTGGCGGCTGATTCGCCCGGTCTTCGTGACTCCGTTTCACCCGGCAAGTCGGGGCTCTTGTTCGAATATGGCAATATCACGCAAATCGCCGATACAGTCCTTAAGATCTTCACAGATCAAGAGACCAGAGACAACTTGTCGACCGGCGCAAGGCAATGGGCCCAAAAATTCAACTGGGAGGATTCCGCCCGCAAGATGATGGAACTGGTTGAAGAAATCGTTAAATCAAACCGCGAGAGCTGA
- a CDS encoding flippase-like domain-containing protein, translating to MRKKLLIIVGWLLSIVLLYFTFKDHPFDQLWSTLKSANYFWVLPNVVLIMAAMLYRAYRWQIMIDPIKRIGLSDLFASTMVGFMANNVLPLRMGEFIRAYSIGKLGNLSRSSSFATIVLERIFDTFTLLLMLTVILIARALPLNPEGEYYDRIVYAGYLMLALSIVLLALLVLLKVKSPQTLGILRKLLSIFPKKISDFVLYIFEKFAEGLAVLGDTGRMFRIVLHSILLWIIMALSNYFIFIALGLTDLPWTASFVVLIVVSLGIFVPASPGYIGLFHYLVVLSLSIYPAEVSDSSARGCAIILHASQYIIITVVGIYYLMRRHLSLKEAQIEAEKEAEQEV from the coding sequence ATGAGAAAAAAGCTTCTGATCATAGTCGGCTGGCTCTTAAGCATCGTATTACTTTATTTTACCTTCAAGGATCACCCCTTCGATCAGCTCTGGAGCACCTTGAAAAGTGCCAATTATTTCTGGGTGCTACCCAATGTTGTGTTGATTATGGCCGCTATGCTCTACCGGGCCTATCGCTGGCAGATCATGATCGACCCGATCAAGCGCATAGGTCTTTCAGACCTGTTCGCTTCAACTATGGTAGGTTTCATGGCCAATAACGTGCTTCCACTACGGATGGGCGAATTCATCCGGGCCTACTCGATTGGAAAGCTGGGAAACCTGTCGCGCAGTTCGTCCTTCGCAACCATCGTTCTGGAACGGATCTTCGATACATTTACCCTGCTTCTGATGCTGACGGTGATATTGATTGCCCGGGCACTGCCATTAAATCCTGAGGGCGAATACTATGACCGTATTGTTTATGCCGGCTACCTGATGCTGGCGCTTTCGATAGTTTTATTAGCCCTGTTGGTTTTGCTAAAGGTGAAAAGCCCTCAAACTCTCGGCATCCTGAGAAAACTTTTGAGCATATTCCCAAAAAAGATATCAGACTTTGTATTATATATCTTCGAAAAGTTTGCAGAGGGGCTGGCGGTCCTCGGTGACACCGGTCGGATGTTTCGTATCGTTTTGCATTCGATCCTGCTCTGGATTATCATGGCCCTTTCGAACTATTTTATTTTTATCGCGCTCGGACTGACCGATCTACCATGGACTGCCTCGTTTGTTGTCCTGATCGTGGTTTCCCTGGGCATTTTTGTTCCGGCCTCACCCGGTTATATCGGGCTGTTCCATTACCTTGTCGTTCTCTCATTGTCTATCTATCCTGCCGAGGTCAGTGATAGTTCCGCGCGTGGATGCGCCATTATATTGCACGCTTCGCAATATATTATAATTACCGTGGTAGGGATTTATTACCTGATGAGACGTCATCTTTCTCTCAAGGAAGCCCAAATCGAGGCCGAGAAGGAAGCCGAGCAAGAAGTCTGA